A genomic region of Cannabis sativa cultivar Pink pepper isolate KNU-18-1 chromosome 1, ASM2916894v1, whole genome shotgun sequence contains the following coding sequences:
- the LOC115706754 gene encoding aquaporin PIP2-2, which translates to MTKDIEVTGTHKDYHDPPPAAFFDTAELGKWSFYRALIAEFVATLLFLYITVLTVIGYKSQIDPKAGGDQCGGVGILGIAWAFGGMIFVLVYCTAGISGGHINPAVTFGLLLARKVSLIRAVLYMVAQSLGAIAGVGLVKAFQSAYYVRYGGGANELADGYSTGVGLGAEIVGTFVLVYTVFSATDPKRVARDSHVPVLAPLPIGFAVFMVHLATIPVTGTGINPARSLGAAVIYNNEKAWDDHWMFWVGPFIGAAIAAFYHQFILRAGAAKALGSFRSGSHHV; encoded by the exons ATGACCAAAGACATAGAAGTAACAGGAACTCACAAGGATTACCACGACCCACCTCCAGCAGCATTCTTCGACACTGCCGAGCTCGGAAAATGGTCTTTCTACAGAGCCTTAATAGCCGAGTTCGTTGctacccttctctttctctacATCACTGTTTTAACCGTTATCGGTTACAAATCCCAAATCGACCCTAAAGCCGGCGGCGACCAGTGTGGTGGAGTTGGTATTCTCGGTATCGCTTGGGCTTTTGGAGGCATGATTTTCGTTCTCGTTTACTGCACTGCCGGAATTTCAG GGGGTCATATTAACCCGGCGGTGACATTTGGGTTGTTGTTGGCTCGGAAGGTTTCGCTGATTCGAGCGGTGTTGTACATGGTGGCTCAGAGTTTGGGAGCCATAGCTGGAGTTGGGCTTGTTAAGGCCTTTCAAAGTGCTTACTACGTTAGGTACGGCGGCGGCGCCAATGAGCTAGCTGACGGGTACAGTACCGGCGTCGGCTTGGGAGCTGAGATTGTTGGGACCTTTGTTTTGGTTTACACAGTCTTCTCCGCCACTGACCCCAAAAGAGTTGCCAGAGATTCTCATGTTCCg GTTTTGGCACCACTACCAATTGGGTTTGCTGTGTTCATGGTTCACTTGGCCACCATTCCGGTCACGGGTACGGGCATCAACCCGGCTAGAAGTCTTGGAGCCGCCGTTATCTACAACAATGAAAAGGCTTGGGATGACCATTGGATGTTCTGGGTTGGACCCTTTATTGGTGCAGCCATTGCAGCTTTCTACCATCAGTTTATTTTGAGAGCAGGAGCTGCTAAGGCTCTTGGGTCCTTCAGGAGTGGCTCTCATCATGTTTAA